One Vicia villosa cultivar HV-30 ecotype Madison, WI unplaced genomic scaffold, Vvil1.0 ctg.002327F_1_1, whole genome shotgun sequence genomic region harbors:
- the LOC131638558 gene encoding uncharacterized protein LOC131638558: MTDHPYRIISGRTAHHAFVRRAQMQMISHVIDGSVVPIDAPDTLVAAEVPVTFVLAEGPSTSTTSSLRPQDDGEGSSQTPFARTRCRDTSSTPVQPPADVGSPVPPPELHKEANAHEKSVGYPWGPSDSSLLTGDPQKFYTHDRKIASLVQPAELWFQDVLGAFRLKDLCQIGYHTTHNGMLMAFAERWHQETSSFHLPHGEITISLDNITCLLHIPIRGTLLGHGRLVKEEAVEVLIVELGADLEDALEEVERTCDTHVRFFFLMRQYEAELLATQQSAGNPLDEEIHRQQGWILQHFSMIIGWGDVSSYTKGMPRASAYITLRGNQVSDPYRYSIERMAAEDIRYDSYVAHHETVSWDDIALYSGWLAASSTIIVRYLPKCGMRKFGYCQTVPRDPFVFAPISMIHGKIDVVFAY, encoded by the exons ATGACCGACCATCCATACCGCATTATATCTGGGAGGACTGCACATCATGCCTTTGTGCGACGTGCACAGATGCAGATGATATCACATGTAATAGATGGATCAGTTGTTCCAATAGATGCACCTGATACACTCGTTGCAGCAGAGGTACCTGTTACATTCGTCCTAGCTGAGGGACCTTCCACATCTACTACCTCATCCTTGAGGCCTCAGGATGATGGTGAGGGTTCCTCACAGACACCCTTCGCTCGTACACGTTGCCGGGACACTTCTTCTACTCCTGTGCAACCTCCGGCCGATGTTGGATCTCCAGTGCCACCTCCTGAGCTACACAAGGAGGCTAATGCGCATGAGAAGTCTGTGGGCTACCCATGGGGTCCTTCAGATTCATCCTTGTTGACAGG GGATCCGCAGAAGTTCTACACCCATGACCGGAAAATTGCCTCTCTCGTGCAACCTGCCGAGTTGTGGTTCCAGGATGTCCTCGGAGCTTTTAGGCTAAAGGACTTGTGTCAGATTGGGTACCACACAACACATAATGGGATGCTAATGGCATTTGCAGAGAGGTGGCACCAAGAGACTTCGTCATTTCATCTGCCACATGGTGAGATTACCATCTCGCTTGACAACATCACTTGCCTCCTTCATATACCTATCAGGGGAACCCTTCTTGGTCACGGTAGGTTGGTCAAGGAGGAAGCAGTGGAGGTTCTTATTGTTGAGCTCGGGGCTGATCTTGAGGACGcgcttgaggaggtggagaggaccTGCGACACACACGTGAGGTTTTTCTTCTTGATGCGGCAGTACGAGGCCGAGCTCCTTGCGACACAACAGTCTGCTGGTAACCCATTAGACGAGGAAATACATAGGCAGCAA GGTTGGATATTACAACACTTCTCCATGATCATTGGCTGGGGAGATGTGTCTAGCTACACTAAGGGCATGCCCCGTGCTAGTGCCTACATCACCCTTAGAGGGAACCAGGTGTCGGATCCTTACAGGTACTCTATTGAACGCATGGCTGCAGAGGACATCCGATACGACAGCTATGTTGCTCACCATGAGACGGTTTCGTGGGATGACATTGCcctatattctggatggttggctgcCAGTTCGACCATCATTGTTCGTTATCTTCCGAAGTGCGGCATGCGGAAGTTCGGCTACTGTCAAACGGTACCTCGCGACCCTTTTGTCTTCGCTCCTATCTCGATGATCCATGGGAAGATAGATGTGGTCTTTGCATACTAG